In a genomic window of Helianthus annuus cultivar XRQ/B chromosome 10, HanXRQr2.0-SUNRISE, whole genome shotgun sequence:
- the LOC110886311 gene encoding chitinase CLP, whose amino-acid sequence MYLILQLLVIISAFISLEHGPITVYAKPYTSAVASVNKHTDGAKPLYSVQMLTTYINTMEYLPGNFLIDIDAPIIWHDCIVQENMYHGSCPPNTLCTSPVSCEESECSEVRTFYSYKNPSCPPEIDGYSSSRWGSCTCGVNVLNPMTSSCDQPLLNYDEFTLRTSDGRNVFSNGNYGTFPKAACAPSSSVASFPANVSGVMAFSSSLYAFPASSYPPLKRTFALCFPSKTSAPGVLFLGAGPYYLLPQSNVDVRSYLSYTPLLTRPDSFDTHPDSFGYFIRVNSILIKKRSISVPANATTKLSTMDPYTTLRTDIYNSVVRRFSMVTKRLRPAKPVAPFGLCFSTSTNGLRVPDIDFNLPDGKKWTISTANSIKQITSEVACLAFVDGGATSEPAIVIGTFQFEDNFLVFDLVNSTFGFSSSLLRKKTSCSNFNFTLTYNA is encoded by the coding sequence ATGTATTTGATTCTACAACTACTCGTTATCATTTCAGCCTTCATCTCTCTTGAACATGGGCCTATTACTGTTTATGCTAAACCATACACATCCGCTGTAGCGTCGGTTAACAAACATACCGATGGTGCTAAGCCTCTCTATAGTGTTCAGATGTTGACAACCTATATAAACACCATGGAATACTTGCCTGGAAACTTCCTTATAGACATCGATGCTCCAATCATATGGCACGACTGCATCGTGCAAGAGAACATGTACCACGGCAGTTGCCCTCCAAACACGCTTTGCACGTCTCCTGTTTCCTGTGAAGAATCTGAATGCTCAGAAGTGCGAACGTTTTACTCGTATAAGAATCCTTCTTGCCCTCCAGAAATCGACGGGTATTCATCATCAAGATGGGGATCTTGTACATGTGGGGTCAATGTGCTAAACCCTATGACTAGTTCATGTGACCAACCCCTTCTCAACTACGATGAATTCACACTGCGCACAAGTGACGGTAGAAATGTTTTTTCTAATGGTAATTATGGTACATTTCCTAAGGCGGCCTGTGCTCCTTCTTCATCAGTTGCATCATTTCCTGCAAATGTTTCCGGTGTCATGGCATTTTCTTCCTCGCTTTATGCTTTCCCAGCGTCCTCATATCCGCCTCTTAAAAGAACATTTGCTCTATGTTTTCCAAGCAAGACATCTGCCCCTGGAGTTCTATTCTTAGGAGCTGGTCCTTATTACCTTCTTCCCCAATCTAATGTTGATGTAAGGAGCTATCTTTCCTATACTCCGTTGCTAACGCGTCCAGATTCATTTGACACACATCCAGATTCTTTTGGATACTTTATCCGTGTTAATAGCATTCTAATTAAAAAGAGATCTATCAGCGTTCCAGCGAATGCCACCACCAAGCTTAGTACAATGGACCCTTACACCACTCTTAGAACAGACATTTATAATTCAGTCGTTAGGAGGTTTTCGATGGTTACAAAACGACTACGTCCTGCAAAGCCAGTCGCTCCCTTTGGTCTTTGTTTCAGCACCTCCACCAATGGTCTAAGAGTTCCTGATATCGATTTCAACCTTCCTGATGGGAAGAAGTGGACTATATCCACAGCTAACTCTATTAAGCAAATAACAAGTGAGGTGGCGTGTTTGGCATTTGTTGACGGTGGTGCAACGAGTGAACCTGCAATCGTGATCGGGACATTTCAGTTCGAGGACAACTTTCTAGTATTTGATTTAGTGAATTCGACTTTTGGGTTCAGTTCATCGTTGCTACGTAAGAAGACTTCTTGTTCAAACTTCAACTTTACTCTTACCTACAACGCTTAG